The sequence ACCTGTCACATTCGCAGGAATAAAACCGACAGGGGCAACGGAATTCGATCCGATATCACCTGTAAAAAGTCCTGCTGCATTGGAGTTTGTCATTGCCCCTGTTGTGGTAAATAAAACATAACATTCTGTGGAGGCAAGTGTAGGGTAAGTGGGTCCTGTAAGAGTAGGTGAAAGATTAGGACTTGCGCAACCGATAGGTATACGTGCTGTTGATCCGTCAAGAGAAACGGTTCCTGTAACAGCAAGTGCTCTTCCTTCAAGTGTGACACCAGTCATGTTAATTGCCCCGCTTTTTGCAATAATAGTTCCCTTCATTTTAGCTCCGGCAACGATACTAACCACACCATTCGTCTGCCAGAATACATTACATGCTGTTGTTCCACCAGTAAAGGTGACATCAGCAGTACCATCTACAGATAAACTTCCATCAATTATAAATATAAATACATCAGTAGTCGCTGTAGAATTTAAAGTAAGGACTCCGCCCAATGTTGCAGCTGCGCTAATTGTGTACACTCCTTTAGTAAGGATCTCTCCATTTCCAAGCCCAACCACATGAGAAATAACGGTTCCATTACCTAAAGTAATAATCTCGTCTCTTGCAGCAAGCAAATCTGTTGCAGCTTGTCCGCTTCCGCCTATAGTTACTCCATCATTGTCGTGTATCTGACCGTCAATGTTTCCGAAACCACTGGTAACGGTTGATCCATTTGTGCCTACATTTCCCGTAAGCTTAGGAAGGTCAACTGAATTTGTACTTGTCACAGGCCCGGCAGAAGAAAAAAGAACGAAGTTAGCTGCAGTTCCCAAAGAAGGAGCTTGTGCAAAACTTAAAGCTGGTACTAAAAGCAGAATAACTGCTGTTAATACGCAGAGTAGTTGTTTTTTCATTATTTTTTGTTTTAAGTTGTGTCCCGAATTATTCGGATTCACGGTACAAAGATGAGTCCTTTAATTCCGGAAAGCGTTACATAATTTTAAAAATAAGTTACATTATTCACACATTAAGCTAAAAAACAAAAAGCCCACCCTATAATACTCTGGGGGTGGGTTTTTACTTTTTGAATTATTTATCACAGGAAATAAGTTTGCCTGATTGTATTATTTAATTGTTGCCTATCACTTTATAAAACCTGTTTTCTAAAACAAGATTACTCTTTTATGGACGGTAATGGTAAATTATTGACAATCGTTTTACTTACAATAATAAATTCAGTACGTCTGTTTTTTTGGTGCTCTGCATCTGAACAGTCAGAAATAACATCATCTTCACAGGCACATCCATTTACCAACTTTGTTTCACCATATCCTTTACCGGAAATTCGTTTCGGGTTTGTAATTCTATCCTTTATATACTTAGCCGTTGCTGTTTCCCTGTTATCGGATAATATCTGATTATATTCTTTAGTTTCCCTGCAATCGGTATATGAACTTAATTCAACAGTCATGTTGGGATATTCATTCATTATCTTAACAATTTTATCCAATTCAATTTCAGCATCCGGGCGGATATTGTATTTATCTAAATTAAAATAAATAGAATTTAATTTTAATATTATTCCCAAATCAGCAGCAATCTTTAATTTTTGTTCATCAATTTTTTGAACAACAATTTC comes from Bacteroidales bacterium and encodes:
- a CDS encoding ice-binding family protein, coding for MKKQLLCVLTAVILLLVPALSFAQAPSLGTAANFVLFSSAGPVTSTNSVDLPKLTGNVGTNGSTVTSGFGNIDGQIHDNDGVTIGGSGQAATDLLAARDEIITLGNGTVISHVVGLGNGEILTKGVYTISAAATLGGVLTLNSTATTDVFIFIIDGSLSVDGTADVTFTGGTTACNVFWQTNGVVSIVAGAKMKGTIIAKSGAINMTGVTLEGRALAVTGTVSLDGSTARIPIGCASPNLSPTLTGPTYPTLASTECYVLFTTTGAMTNSNAAGLFTGDIGSNSVAPVGFIPANVTGTIHSPGASTLATANELGTLYTYLNTLTTDITLLYPQQLGNDLVLTPHTYNMTAAALLTGNLYLNAQGNADAVFVIKVSGALTTAAGAAIILQNQAQSKNVFWKVTGAVGAAAGSSFRGTIVNTGDIGLSTTVALDGRGLTTAGAVSTAGSPAIMSTMPTGCSSTGIASYNNGNTETVTIAPNPFSTSTTIMINDASQINNCIFKMYNVLGEEVMNANITKQITTLETSNLPSGIYFYKIIGNNKTIQSGKLVSQQ
- a CDS encoding OmpA family protein; protein product: MVNLFQYKTFPLNTQYDDFAVIVNDNMSKGYFSSNRNTGSGGDDIYSFDLLKEIDISKKIKGIAKNKEGIAIPKTYITLLDDKGNVIDTLSTKDDGAYTFSVGTDKNFRVTGKKEKYTEGYAFANTFGKELIVKADVILLANEEIVVQKIDEQKLKIAADLGIILKLNSIYFNLDKYNIRPDAEIELDKIVKIMNEYPNMTVELSSYTDCRETKEYNQILSDNRETATAKYIKDRITNPKRISGKGYGETKLVNGCACEDDVISDCSDAEHQKNRRTEFIIVSKTIVNNLPLPSIKE